Within the Syntrophorhabdales bacterium genome, the region TGGACAACGTGCAGTGATGAACCAATACCGAATGGCAAGGGGAGACTAGTTGGAATTGTCTGGATGGCGGATGCCATTACAGAACATAGGCGAGCGCAAGAGGCTCCGTCGCGACGGCGGAACGAATTGGAAATGCAGGTGAGAGAGCGGACCTCAGACCTTGCGCGAGCAAATGAGGAGCTGAGACTTGCGGGAGAAAAACAGCATCGTACGCTCGAAGGTGTGATACAAGCCGTCTCGCTGATGCTCGAGAAAAGGGATCCATATACCGCTGGTCACGAGAAACATGTAGCGCAGCTTGCTTCTGCCATAGCTACGGAAATGGGTCTTTCACCCGACCGAATCGAGGGTGTACAACTCGCCGCACGCATCCACGACATCGGGAAGATATCGGTGCCTGCGGAAATCCTCTGTAAACCCGGAAAGCTGTCGGAGGCGGAGTTTGCCCTCATCAAGGCCCACCCCAAGACCGGCTATGACATCTTGGAGCCCATCGACTTTCCCTGGCCGATTGCGGAGATGGTGTACCAGCACCATGAAAAGCTTGATGGGTCCGGTTATCCACGCGCTCTTCGTGGGAATCAGATACTTCTTGAGGCTCGTATTCTCTGCATTGCCGACAGAGTAGAGGCTATGGCTTTCCACCGCCCTTACAGGCCATCGCTCGGCATTGATGCCGCCCTCGATGAGATAACAAAAAATGGTCGCAGATTTTATGATGGCGAAGCCGCAGATGCTTGTCTAAAACTATTTCGCGAAGACTGCTTCGCCTTTCAATAACGCGGCATTCGAACCATCTACGTCTTTAAAGACCCTCGCTCTCCTTATGCAAGTACTCCCCGGTTTACAGGAAGTAGGCATTCATAACATACTGCTGTAACATCCGGTGCGTGTTGAAGAAGGAACCGTTCAGGGCCATACAGTGCAGCATTACCTCTATAAAACCGGTACGATTCTCATAGAAGAGCGGCACGATGGTTTTTCGGAGTTTGTCGTAGAGCGATATCGCATCCCGTGATACGTCATGCCCTCCATTGCGGTGGCGTGCATCCTCGCCTATTGCCCATCCGGTAACCCCTTCGATGCAGCCTTCGATCCACCATCCGTCGAGAATACTCAGGCTCGGCACACCGTTGAGCGCGGCTTTCATGCCGCTCGTGCCCGAGGCCTCCATAGGCGGCTGAGGCG harbors:
- a CDS encoding HD domain-containing phosphohydrolase, translating into MQVRERTSDLARANEELRLAGEKQHRTLEGVIQAVSLMLEKRDPYTAGHEKHVAQLASAIATEMGLSPDRIEGVQLAARIHDIGKISVPAEILCKPGKLSEAEFALIKAHPKTGYDILEPIDFPWPIAEMVYQHHEKLDGSGYPRALRGNQILLEARILCIADRVEAMAFHRPYRPSLGIDAALDEITKNGRRFYDGEAADACLKLFREDCFAFQ